Sequence from the Rutidosis leptorrhynchoides isolate AG116_Rl617_1_P2 chromosome 3, CSIRO_AGI_Rlap_v1, whole genome shotgun sequence genome:
ccttagcttggtaacattaaactacttgtctatgtacggtaggcgcgaatcctaaagatagatctattgggactgacaaaccccatcctgactatgggatgctttagtacttcgaggttattttaaacacacctgatctggtgtacttcagagggtaaaacatgaacgttaaggcttgttaccgggtgcctacaacttatagaatacttttatacacttgcgagtgtacatatatttataaacggaaatcttgtggtctattaatatattgaaatgattgttatgataaacctatgaactcaccaaccttttggttgacactttaaagcatgtttattctcaggtattaaagaaatcttccgctgtgcattagctcattttaaggatattacttggagtcattcatggcatattttgaaagacgttgcattcgagttattgagttcatcaagattattattaagccaattatagttgaatgtattatgaaatggtgtgcatgccgtcaactttcgttgtaaagaaagtttgtcttttaaaaacgaatgcaatgtttgtaaaatgtatcatatagaggtcaaatacctcgcgatgtaatcaactattgtgaatcgtttataatgtatatgaacgggtcctttcaacatctatttaatttttttaaaagctttgttctacatttatatctttttttcttttttacatctaatttaaattattaaaacctttgttattttttttttccagTTGATAATGAATCATGTGGAAATGTTAAATGGACAAAAGAGCAAATTTGACAACTTGAAAGAACAGTTCTTGAATGAGGAAGGTGAAATTAGTAAAGAATTTGAAGATTTGCAAAGAAATATAGCAACTTCTTTAACTGGACAAGATTTTGTTAATAAAGGTGATGAATGTGCTATGACAAATTTTGCAAGTCATATGTCATCTTTAACAGGAAAATTCACTATTTTCTTAGATTTAATGGAGAAGGTAAACTAAATCTTATACACTTTATAACTACAATATATGCGTTTAAATTGCAATACTTTGATATGTATTTTTCTTATGTCTATTATGTAGGGTGATCGACTACGTGAAAAGACTTTAAAGGAGATACGaagtatacttaaagaaaaacaacAAGCGGCTTCAATGTTAACACTAAGTGACTACTTCAATCGATTGGTTGCTTTAACTAACCTTTGGGAAACTCGTCACAAAACAATTTAGCTTTATCCAAACTTAGTCTATCAATTGTCGTCTTTTATTATTTGTTTGAACATTTCTTATATTCATTAtgtttttaatactttatttaccgCGCTTATTTAGTTCTTCTACGTGAATTGCATCATTTGAATCTTATACAAAAATTTTGGTCTATACAATTTATGTGTTCTTAACTAATATAATACTTTTTCAATTTTTATTGCCGAAACCCGCAAATtttgcgggtcttaagctagtctCTCTTTTATtataaaagtttatagtttttttcCGAAAAAAAACAACCAACAAGATGTTTGTATATGTTTTGTATGaagtattattttatattttatatcttatttattTGACGTTGATATTAGAAATATTCAAATGAATCCaaattttaagttgagattcaagggaccaatcagagtgcgGCATGTggtgcgacaatcacatgtgattggaaaaaaaaaaatcgaaatttttttttacgaattttttttcgattttttttttcaaatcacatgtgattctgcatgccaatcacatgtgattttgcaagtcaaatccaatcacacgtgagtgaaaaaaatttgaaaaaaaaaatgtttttaaatttttttttttaaaatttttctcaatcatatgtgattggatttgacatgcattgggttttacaataacatgtaattcgatttgacatgctaaattttaaaaaaaaaaattattttaaaaaaaatcgaattttttttttcaatcaaatgtagattgtcgcgccacatgtcgcactcTAATTGGTCCATTTAATTTCAAACAAATTATTGAATTCAAAATTGATaatacataaaaatattaatatgaatagaatTTAAATTTTCATTCATATAGTAAATTATtagcaatactattattattatacagtATAAACCTTTAAAACATACGGAGTAATTACTTAATAATGGTGTATATTAAAATCACAGTGGTATAATAAATCAATCTGTATAGTAAAAAGGGGTTGATCCGTACACCACTTTaaatttgccatacaccaccaaattaattatttagacatttttaccctttcttttacactatcaaatttgtcatacaccaccaaatgaagggtataaatgtccaaataatttatttggtggtgtatggcaaatttgaggtggtgtacgaatcaattCCCATAGTAAAAAGCATATTACGTAGTACGAATTAACtaaccttttattattattttattattttattattattattattattattttattattattattattattattattattattttattattattattattttattattattattattattattattattattattttattattattattattttattattattattattaatattttattattttattttattttatttttttacatacAAAAAACCACGGGAAACCTTGTAGTTTCCATTAAACTTGATTGTAGTTTTGTGTTTGCATTCACATTATAAATAACCCCTCAACTTTCCCTATATTTTCAGAATGATCCTTCAGGTATACACTTTTTAAGGGGTaataagtgtaaatatataatttaattaaaatataagaaactaacttcacccgaatttataacggctcCTATAATCTCACTGGATGCAAGTTTAAATTCTTCAGAGACCACCGTACAACTCGGAAAAATCTtaggaacccaacgggactaactatacgcgaaacgtcacttctcaaaaaaacgctaaacacaacgacaacccgtatcttcccgctcggcacgagttaaatttttacGACGGCAGCgtcaaactcgaaataattttatgaacaaaacgatactaactacgttcgaaatggacactttttaaaaaacgctaaacataacgacaacccgtatcttcctgctcgacgcgagttaaattttttcgccagcaccattaggctcgaaataattttatcaacaaaacaaaACTATCTACGCTTGAACCGGAAAGATTTTAAAAACCGCTAAAGACGACAACACCAACAACGACGTATAACACATGgcccgttttcccttctgtaaataaaactgtgttaaatatgaatacgccgaCCGAAAGCTCCGCCGCATTGCGCGGGCCGGTCCGAACTAGTTTACAATATTTAAAGTCTAGTCAACCAAACCAAATTGAATAGTCTGAACTTAACTTGAATAACCGTTTTTACTGACTAGTGGAAAAGGACATGAAAAAATAAATTACTTCAAACGAATTACGACTTTCGAGTTTTTCTCTCAAAGGCCCAGGCAATGAGCACTATCTTCTATAAATCAGAATATATTTTCTTCTACCTCTATACCTCAGTTAGCTAACTAAACTGGTCAACTAAAAAACATAAACACCCAAAACCAAACATGAACATGAAAGCACCCGAAAAAAGGCTGTTAACATGGCGACTAACGAGCCTGTCGGTGACGATATTAGTCCTCGTAACCATGTCCAAGCCAGTTACATCGCAAATCTCCGGGCCCACCGATAGAAATAGCACTTTAATGAGATACTATTGTAGTATGTACAAAGGTACGCATGAAAACTATTTCTTGATCAATCTTAACGATACGCTTTCAAGTCTACGTCATCAGTTGACGTCCAGTGGCTATGCTGCTGATCGTGTTTTGATCAATGGTGAATCCGTGTGGGGCCTTGCTTGGTGCAGGGGATATCTTTCGACTCCAGATTGTTTATCCTGTTTTGACTATGCAGTTAATCAGTTAAAAGTATGTGGTAATGTTAATGGTGCTCATGCTATTTATAGCGACTGCGATGTAaggttagtgtttttttttttttttttcttcttatttttgTTGATTGTATGTgcctaaatatatatactttacacTTCCACTAGAATCACTTATCTAATAATCTGAAGATTATAAAGTTATCACCAATTCAAAAACATTATCAATCATTAAAGGACATTCTATGAACCAACACAACCATAAGTAGTATATATTTGATTGATTTTCGCAATAAAGTATAGTCTAAAATGGATGATGACAGTAATATAAGTGATTATCTTGCCCTGTTTGACTATGTACTAGGCTTCcttttcagatatttataaaaaacCACACACAGGTATGTTTTGTGAACACGAGTTAAAAGATAACGTCGAGTACTCGAGTGAACTACTAGGGTGTGCGTTAATGGGTAAACGGATAATGTTTTCCCTGTTACTCAGGGAAGGGGGTTTTTTACTTGACAATGATATTTTCATCATGATTTTCAACTATGCATTATTGAGT
This genomic interval carries:
- the LOC139900285 gene encoding transcription factor TGA2.3-like gives rise to the protein MRPMFNASAITPILDEIFSHYNKLFQMKREAAQIDIFNIIHGCWMPHTARCIMWIGGFRPSDVIELIMNHVEMLNGQKSKFDNLKEQFLNEEGEISKEFEDLQRNIATSLTGQDFVNKGDECAMTNFASHMSSLTGKFTIFLDLMEKGDRLREKTLKEIRSILKEKQQAASMLTLSDYFNRLVALTNLWETRHKTI